The Peptococcaceae bacterium nucleotide sequence ATTACGATAATTATCTACTGTGCGACATAAACAAAGACTTGATTAATTTGTATTTAACATTACAACAAGAAGGCCCTCAATTCATCGAATATTGTTCCGCGTTCTTTACCGCAGAAAACAATAATGAAAACAGATATTACGAGCTGCGAGGCTCATTCAACAGAACATCAGATAAACGGGAAAAGGCCGCGTTATTTTTATACCTAAACAAACATGGATACAATGGTCTGTGCCGTTATAATGCTTCAGGAGAATTTAATTCGCCTTTTGGGAGATACATAAAACCTTATTTCCCTGCAAACGAAATGATGAATTTCTGGAAAAAATCGCAGCGAGCAGAATTTCTATGCTGTGATTTTCGAGATGCTATGGCCCAAGCCGTGCTTGGTGATGTAATTTACTGTGACCCGCCTTATGTTCCCCTTAACGCTACTGCTAATTTTACTGAATATAGCGCTGGCGGCTTTGCAATCGATGACCAGCGGGACTTAGCCAGGTTAGCGCAACAACTATCAGAAAAGGGAATCCCGGTTTTAATGTCTAACCACGACACAGAGTTTATTCGCAGGGAATATGCCACGGCAAAATTAATTACCTTTGACGTGCAAAGGTTCATATCTTGTGACGGTCAAAACAGGGGCAAGGCTTCGGAAGTTTTGGCCTTGTTTGGGGGCAGGTAAAATGACACAGGGAGGTCAAGCCAATATTACAGGAGGTACGCTTGAGCAAACAGTACGGAGTGTTTTAACCAGCAAAGGCTTTCGAGAGGTTCCTTATTTGGAATACACTCGATATGTCAAAAAAAATGGGCAACTCGACGCTGATGATAAATACGGCACCGAGCTATTGCTAAAGAACGCTCAATTCTGTAGTATCTACGGTCATAGTAGCAAGACTGAATTTTTAATGATCTCAAAAAAACATAACATCGAAATAAGAATTGAATGTAAGTGGCAACAAACTTCCGGTAGTGTTGATGAAAAATTTCCCTACACATATTTGAATTGTATTGAAGCAATGCCCGAACAAATAATAATAATCATAATCGATGGTGGAGGGTTTAAGCAGGGCGCAATAGACTGGTTAAAGGCAGCTGCCAAGAATAAATTATATACCACTAATAGAAACAGGAACAAGGAAATAAGGGTCATGAATATAGCAGAATTCATCGCATGGGCCAATTTAACTTTTAAATAGCCCATTCCTGCGAATGTTTTTTATGGGTACGGCGCGGGAAAACCTCGGAATTAATTCCGGGGACGAAAGCGCCGTTCTTGTACTTCGGCAATACACATGGTACAACCGAAAGGAACGCTGCGCCAAGCCTTCGCCTTAGTTATCCAGGGCTGGAGAGTCGCGAGATAGCCGGGAACAGGGTTTCCTGGTTTTTCTTTTCCAATGCCTTTTCTGTAAAAGAATATATTGAGAGGAGTTTTTGCAATGGTCAAGAGGAATACAAAACTCCAGTTTGTCTGTGCAGACTTTTCTTGCAAAGACAACACCATCTTCGACCTAGACGATGATCGCGATGGCATTAACGACCTCGTTGACGACTGCCTGGTTTGGACCGATATTACCTTTTATGGCATTTTTTCGGACGAGCAGTACGATAAAGCCCTGGAAATGGATTACCGTGAATTAGCCAAATTAGGTCGGCTAACCGGCCGCCTGATTTTGTGCAAGTACATACTCCTTGAAGATAGCGATCCCTTTGAGGTTTGTGACGCCGAAAGCGCAGAGCTGGGATATGCGATTTCCGTCTTAACCGATAGGGGCGGCCCGTTGAACCGTAAAACCGGCGATCCTTTTCAGGACGTATTCTACATCCACGAACTCAAGATGGAGAAGGAATATGAAAAAAAATCGTTGAAACGCCGAATCCTCATAGCTCTGCCTAACTTGATTTTTTCTTTCCTTCATGTTTTGCCGGAGATTCTCGCGTGCTGCCCGGCACCGCTGATATGCCCCCTTAGCCCGGCAGAAAGCGAAAGGTACGAAACATTACAGAAAATCGCTTCTCAAAAAATTGAAAGTGCCCTTGGTTTGGGCAATAAAGAACCAGGCAATGTAGTGAAATTCGCAGACTCATACCAGTTTAGCCACGACGAATTGAACCTTGTTCTGGGCAGGGGTGGTCTTGTCCCGTGTCTGGAGAGCAAAAAAACCCTGAAAGAATATGCTTTGTACGAGTCGGCCGGCTTCAAAAAGTTGGGTGACAGCGGGTTGCTGGTCAAACAAATAGTATCGGTTTCGCCCGCCTGATACGGCAAGTCTTTCCCGTTAAAAAGTGTTTCCACGCCTGGGGGGTGTAAAATCCTGAAAAACGTCCTGGGCCTGTGCCCAGCCTGCAAGGACATAGTAAGAGCGGACGAAGAAAAAATCGTCGACCTTTCCGGCCAGTGCTGGCACCACGGCTGCGCCCAGGTAGCTTTGGCCAGAATCCCGGTGCTTGAGCGGGCGCACAAAGCAGCGAGCGTCAATCTCACCCAGGCTTGCGAAAGCCTTTTTTTGTTGCAAGGCTGGCAAATCTTGATGAGGAGGGGTAGCTGGTGGTAGCACCTTACCCGATACCGGACGCAGAAAAGAAAAAGCGAAAAGGCTCTCTCTGGTGTCCCTACTGCGGGGAGTGGAGGATATTCAGGCGCAGGGACGGATACCAGAGATGCGAGGTTTGCGGGATAACCACCAGGGAGTGGTACGTCAAAAAGGCCAACAACCTCTGGGAAAGGGGCAGCGTGAAGCCCAACTGCTGGGGCAGGGACATCTCCCTGGCCGCCGACTAAAAGACAAAGGAGGAATTCTGTGGAGGACAAGCGGTTGATCCCGGTCGAAAAGGGAATGTCCAGGAAGAAGGTAACGAAGAACATGCTGGCGCTGCTCGTTCTGATGACGGCGCTGGCCTTCGTCTACTTCCAGTTCTCGGACGACATCACCCCGCCCAGAGCCGCCGCCTACGACGAGCTGGCCAAAGAATTCGCCCGCTGTCTGGAGAACCACGACTACGCCAAAGCCTACGGGTGCCTCACCAACGCCGACGGGCCGCTGTTGAGCCAGGAGATGTTCGTCGCTGCCATGGTCGCGATGGACGAGCAGCGCGGGAAGATCGGCAAAGCGAGCGCCAGTGTCATCAGCGGGGGTTCCCTGGCCCGCCGGGAGGCCACCCTCACGGTCGAGAGAGGCGGCAGGAAGCACGCCCAGAAGCTGGTGCTCGAAGAAACGGGCGAACCGGGAAAGCCCGACTGGAGGGTTGACGCTAAGGAATCGGGTTTCACTATGGAATATACCCTAACCCTAAAAGGGATGAACGAGAAAGCAGAGGCCGCCGTCAACGGGACGGCGCTCGCCTTCAAGGACCGGACTGCCAAGTTCACCTCGTTCGTTTCGCCCAGGCTCGCGGCGGTGGTGAGCGCACCTTACCACAAGGACGCAACGGTCGTCCTCAGCGACGAAAAGCCTTCCGCCGAAGTCCTGCTCAACGTAACTCCCGAGCTGCAAGCGGAACTGGAAAAAGTCGTCAACGCCTTCTACGAAGCGAGGATAAAAGCCCAGAAGGAGCTTAACATAGACCACTTCAAGGGGATAATCAAAGAGGACTACAACCCCGGCGGCAAGTCGACCCTCTGGGAATGGTTGTCGTCCGAGTTTTTTGCCAGGAGATACGGCAAGAACATCAAGCTGGTGTCGGCCAGGTTCAGCCCGGCCTACTTCAAGGGCAGCGTTCCCAGCCTCGAAGTCCAGGAGAAGTGGGAGGACGACTACCCGAACGTCATCGACCTCTGGAAGAAGCAGTCGCCGATCTACCGGTTCGAGTTTGACGGCAGCAAGTGGTTGATCGTCGGCATCGACGGTTTTGTGCTTTAAATGTTTTTGAGAGGAGGTGGCGTTTTTCCTGGTTTTTGCAATTCTCCGCGGGGAAGGAGGGTAGTTTAGATGCCAAAGAAACTCGTCGTCTGGTTCTGTTTAATCGCTTTCGTGTTCCTGGTTTGTTCCGCCTTCGCCGGCCCGGTCCTGGCGCAGAACGAGAGCAACTTCATCAAGAAGGACTCCCAGGGCCTGCCGGTGATAGACACCGGTTCCGGGCTGCCGACGGTCACCGAAGATCAGGTCGTGAAGAAGGCGTACCGGGTGGTGGGCAGCTTCTACAACATGGTTGCCCAGATCGCGCCTCACATCACCCTGGGGGTGGTGATCATAGCGGCCATAGCCGGGATAATCTTCGAGAGCGCCAGGACGACCATCAAGTGGGCGGTGATCGGCCTGGTGCTGGTGCTCTGGGGGCCGCAGATCGTGGCCTTCATCGTCAATATGCTGAGCGCTTAAAGGAGGTGTGAACGCTTGAAAAACCTAATAACCCGGGTCAAACTGGCGCTTACGGGCGCTTTGTTTTTTGTGTTCGACGCGGCTAAAGCTCTGGCCGAGAACGAAACAGGAAACACCGCGGGAAATACCGGGATGATAAAAGTGGGGGCCGGGCTTGAGCAGAGCGTGACGGCGGATGTCCTGGCGAACAAGATCATCGCCATCGCCGGTGCCATCGGGGGTCTGGCTGGCGCGATCTGTATCGCGATGCTGGTGTACGCCGGCATACGCCTGACCACGGCCACCAACGAAAAGACTCGCGCCGAGGCCAAAGACCACATCAAGCACGCCTTGATAGGCGTGGCCATCGTCGCCCTGGCGCTGTTGGTCGTAGCCTTCATCGTAACGATTCTGAAGGAGTAGGTGGTAGGATGCGAGAATACCCGGTTCCGCTGTCCATCCGCGGCGAGGAAACCCTGGCGTTCAACCTGACTCTGAGGAAGTTCCTGATACTGCTCGGAGGGGTGGTGTTCGGGTGCCTGGCGGCGGGGATAACGTCGCTTCTGCTGGACATCGGCCCGTTCTCCCTACTGCTGGTTTTGCCTACCCTGGGGCTGGCAGCGCTGCTCGCTTTCACCAGGACGAGGAAGGTGGACGCCGACATACCGCTGGACAGGTATTTGATAGCGAGAATCCTGTACGACAGGAGGCCTAGGCACTACCTGATGTTCAGGAAGTAGAGGCGGTCGGGGGCGGGTTGCCGTTCCCGACTTTTCTTTTTGTGAAAGGAGGTCGATGGTCATTTTCCTTTTGATCCTGGAGTTTTCTTTCCTGCTGCTGGCGCTGCTTCTGGCGGGAGCCTTCCTCTACTGGGCGAACAGAAACGCCGGCCGCAAGCGAAACACCTCTCCCGAACCAGGGAGCTTCAAGAAAGCCGCCCTCAACCGGCACGTCGACGAGGTGATCGAAGTCGACGACGTGAAGGACGGCTTGATCTACCGCCGGGGGAGGGTGTACGCCCTGGCCAGGGTGGAGGGGGCCAACTTCTCGGTGATGTCCCCGGGCGAGCAGGACGCCCGCGAACGCGCCCTGGTGGAGATATTCTCGCGGCTCGATTACCCGGTGCAGTTCATCACCAACACCGTGGTCGCCGACACCGTATCCCCGGCGCAGAGGATAGCGGAGGCGGCGAGGGAGATGCCCGAGGGCAACCTCAGAAACTACGCCTTCCTCTACGCTTCCTTCCTGGAGCAGATGCGGGTCGAGCGCCTGGCGATGGCCCAGCAGTCGTACCTGGTGGTCTGCTCCGACGGGCACGACGGGAACCCCGAGAAAACCGTGATCGAGCGCGTGATGCTGCTTGAGTCCGCCCTGCGCGAGCGGGCGGGGATCGTGCTGACGCCCATAACCACGGGGGACGGGGCGATAGACGCCATCCAGAACATCGTCCAGCCGGAGAAGATCGTAAAGCCCAGCAAGCTGGCGCATGACGGCATACCCGAGCCGGTCCACTTCTCGTCGAGGGGGTTTTTCGAGAATGGCACTTTTTAAGAAGGAGCAGAAGGGCAATTACTACGAGGAGCTTTCTTTTCCCAGGCTGAAGGACATCTTCCTTCCCGACCGGATAACCGAGCTGGAGGACTGCCTGATAATCGACGACACCTACTGCCGGGTAATGGTCGTCGACGCCATGCCTGAATTCATCCACTTCGGCTGGCTGGAGGCGATAGAGTCCTACCCGGGCGTCACCGTTTCGGTGTCCTTCTACCCGTACACCTTCGAGGAGGCCAGCAACCGGGTGTCCCGCCTTCAGACCGTCCTCGGGGGGGAGCTGATCACGGCCGAGAAGCAGGGGGATACCCGGCGGCTGGACGTGCTGCAGGAGAAATACTACTTCTACCGCGAGTTCCTGAAGGATATAAACATGCACCGCAACAACCTGGTGGCTGCCACGGTGGTGATACTGGTCTCCGCGTCCAGCCACGAGGAGCTGGTGCGGCGCTGCGGCAAGGTCAAGGACATCCTCGGCTCCACCCGCGCCGTCACCATGTACCTGCGGCAGATCGAGGGGCTAAAATCGATACTGCCCTTCATCCAGCCCTTGCCGGAGTACCACGACGTCACGGTGGCCAACGCCGCCTGCCTGTCTCCGCTGATCAGCACGGATTTTTCCCACCCGTCGGGCATCTTCTTCGGGCGCAACGAGACCGGTTCGCCGGTGTTCCTGGACCTTTTCATCGGGCAGCCGAGGCTTTTCGGGCCGCACATGTTCGTCGTGGGCATGACCCGTTCGGGGAAAAGTTACGCGTGTAAGGGCATAACTGCCCGTTCGGTGGCGTCGGGGATAAAGACCGTCATCCTCGACCCCGAGGGCGAGTACCGGATGCTGGTGGACTACCTGGGCGGCGAGCACGTGAGGTTCCACCCCCAGATGAAGGTGATGTTCAACCCCTTCGACATAGAACCGTCCTTCGACCGGGAAATCGGCGAGCACGTGGACATAGCATCCAAGATCGACGACATAGTATCCCTGATGGCCTTTGTCCTGGAGGGGTACGAGGCGGGCGAGCGGATGACCGCCGAGGAGAGGGCGGTCGCTGGCGAGGCGGTGAGACTGGAGTACGAGTCGAGGGGAATCACCGAGAACCCCGAGAGCCTGTATTTGCCGGGGGGAAGGCAGACAAATGAGGGGTTTGTCGCGGGCAAGTCCTACAAGGAGATGCCGACCATATCCAGCTACGCCAGGAGGTTGAGGGAGATGGGGGCGGAACGACTGGCGAACGTCCTTCAGCCCTTCGTGAAGGGCGGCCCCCAGGGTTTCTTCGACGGCCAGGGAGACCAGGCCCTCAAGGACTCGCCGGTAGTCTGCTTCGACGTGTCGGCCATCGAGAACAAGTTCACCAAGACCTACGTCATGTACGTCATGCTTTCCTGGATATGGGAGCGCTTCATCAAGAAGAACCGCGAGCAGCGAAAGAGAGTAATGGTGGACGAGGCGTGGCTGTTCATGAAACACCGGGACACCGCGAATTTCTTAAGCCAGATCGCCCGGCGGGGGGCCAAGTACAACGCCTCCCTGATGGCCGCCAGCCAGTCGTTCAGGGAGTTCACCACCGAGGAAGGGATAGTGTTCATGAACCAGTGCGACACCAAGTTCTTCCTCAAGCTCCAGCGGGTGGACGCCGAGGCCCTGGGCGGAATCTTCGGGCTGACCCGGGATTTGGTGGAGAGGCTCCAGGGGTTCCAGCGCGGCCAGGGGTTATTAAAGGCCGGGAACGAAAGCGCGGTGGCCTACTTCCAGGGGCTGCCCTTCGAGGAGCACTTCCTGCGCTCCGACCCCGAGGCGGTGCAGGCGCGATGAGGAAGTTTTTCGCGGTACTGCTTTTGTGCCTGGTTTCGCTCCTTCACTCAGCGCCCGTTTTCGCCCTGGATTACTTCTCCGTCTACTGGTCGAAGGTGGGGAAGAAGCCGCTGATAATCTACTGGCAGGGGGCGGACTTCTTCACCGGCGGGAACGCCGACCCCTACGTCACGGTGGAGTACAGACGGGCGAAGGAGAGCGAGTGGAAGGTTTTCGACCAGTACGCCTTGAATTTGCCCAGTCGCAAGGTCGAGGTTCCCGCGGAGGAAACCGGGCTTGAGCCGGGCGGGGTATACCTGTTCAGGGCGTGGCAGAAGGGGGTGGACCAAAAACCCCGGGAGTCGTCGGCGGGTCCTCTGACCGTGCCGGGGGCCGAGATCGACCCGGCTGACCAGGCGGCGCTCGAATCTGCTCCTTTCGACTCCTCCCAACCGGTGTCCGATAACCAGACGGTCGAGGAAAACGCGAGGAGTATCTTCGACGGCCAGAACTGGCCCAAAATCATGTTCTGGTACAACCTCCTGGCGTCACTGTCGGGGGTGTTCATCCTCTGGTCGATAATCAAGTGCGGGTACAAATACATCCTGCACCCGTTCAACCCGGGGGTGAGGGCCTCCCTCATGGAGACGGTGCAGCGGTGCATCGTGGCCGTGGCGATCATCGCCTTAGCGCCCGCTTTCGTAAAGGTGCTGGTGGCGGTCAACGACGCCTTCGTGAGCCTGCTCGCCCAGGCGGGGAACCAGCTTATCAATAACCCTGGCAGTTTGCAGACCGGCGTTATCGATGGCCCGGGGGTGTTTGAAAAAATCCTGGCCGTGCCGTTTCAGATCGTCCTTAACCTGCTCGATTTGATTTTCGGCCTTTACGACCTGGACGACCTGATCTTCAACGGCCACCTCACCGCCTTCGGGGACGGGTTCTTCAGCGGCAGGGGGATAGACGTCGGCAACGTGTTCGGCAACGTCCTGGTGCAGTTGGCTTTCGTCGGTTTCACGGTTTACTTCAACGTGCTTTATACCCTCCGCCACTGGGTGATCGTGGCCACCCTGGCGGCGACCCCCCTTCTGGTCTGGATATGGGTGCTGTCGGAGGAAAAGCAGGTGATCGAGATATGGGCGGGGGAACTGGTTAGCACTACGTTCATGCAGCTGTTCCACGCTTTAAATTTCGCGGTGCTGTTCTCGATAGCGTCCGCTGTGCCGCTATCCAACCTCACCGACACCTCCCTTTTGGCCAGGGGGCTAAAAGACCTGGGCCTGTGGGTGGCCAGGTTCGGCGGCGCTGCGGCGGTGCTGGCGATAGTGTTCATGGGACTCAAACTTATCCTGGCGAGGGACGAGAAGGCCCGGGCGGAGGCCCAGGAGGGCATCGGCAAGGCCCTTCTCGGGGTGATAATCCTGGGGTTAAGCCTGGCGGTGGCCGGGTTTTTAGCGCACCTTCTGAGCGGCGACTGGGGGGCCAGGGAGGGCTTCCTGCCCGCCGCGAAGGGCCAGGGCATGAGGACCTGGGACGTGCTGTTTATGCTGATGGTGATAATCCCCGTTTCCAAGATGATGCACAACGTCTTTATGAAGCTGATCCAGCGGATCGGGACGGTGGACGAGGAGAAGTGGGCGGCGGCCGGGGCGACCGGTTTGGCCGGCCTCGCGGGGCTGGTGGTGATGGGCAAGACGGCGGCGGGAGCCGTATTCGGCAGGACCGCCAGCAAGCTGCCGTTCCGCGCCCAGGGTCCTAACACGCTCGTTTCGGGCGACGCGCCGACCAGGATAGGCGGCGGGCTGGGGCCGATCCCCGGCAGCATGGACTTCGGGCGGACGAAACACAACCTTGCCGACACCGTGGAGAGAAAAATGGACATCGACGACCCCGGCCAGCCCGTCAACCTGCAATCGGCGCAGTTCGCCGGCACGAGGCCGGAAGGCTCGGGGTTCAGCGGCGGGGGATTTGACGAGGTTATCGAGCGTGGGATAGAGGGCAGCAACGCCTGGGCCAAGTTCGGCGCGGGTTTCGGGGCCGCATCTTCGTTCGCTGTGCCGCAGCTTATTCCCATGATGGGCGGCATCGGGGCGGCGTTCGGCAAGGTCGTGGGTTCACCGTTCGCGACCGCCAGGGCGATAGGTTCCGGCATAATGTCGCGGACGACCTTCGGCATGACCTGGC carries:
- a CDS encoding ATP-binding protein; this encodes MALFKKEQKGNYYEELSFPRLKDIFLPDRITELEDCLIIDDTYCRVMVVDAMPEFIHFGWLEAIESYPGVTVSVSFYPYTFEEASNRVSRLQTVLGGELITAEKQGDTRRLDVLQEKYYFYREFLKDINMHRNNLVAATVVILVSASSHEELVRRCGKVKDILGSTRAVTMYLRQIEGLKSILPFIQPLPEYHDVTVANAACLSPLISTDFSHPSGIFFGRNETGSPVFLDLFIGQPRLFGPHMFVVGMTRSGKSYACKGITARSVASGIKTVILDPEGEYRMLVDYLGGEHVRFHPQMKVMFNPFDIEPSFDREIGEHVDIASKIDDIVSLMAFVLEGYEAGERMTAEERAVAGEAVRLEYESRGITENPESLYLPGGRQTNEGFVAGKSYKEMPTISSYARRLREMGAERLANVLQPFVKGGPQGFFDGQGDQALKDSPVVCFDVSAIENKFTKTYVMYVMLSWIWERFIKKNREQRKRVMVDEAWLFMKHRDTANFLSQIARRGAKYNASLMAASQSFREFTTEEGIVFMNQCDTKFFLKLQRVDAEALGGIFGLTRDLVERLQGFQRGQGLLKAGNESAVAYFQGLPFEEHFLRSDPEAVQAR
- a CDS encoding Dam family site-specific DNA-(adenine-N6)-methyltransferase → MKPFLKWAGGKYRIIDRICKELAPGKRLIEPFVGSGAVFLNTDYDNYLLCDINKDLINLYLTLQQEGPQFIEYCSAFFTAENNNENRYYELRGSFNRTSDKREKAALFLYLNKHGYNGLCRYNASGEFNSPFGRYIKPYFPANEMMNFWKKSQRAEFLCCDFRDAMAQAVLGDVIYCDPPYVPLNATANFTEYSAGGFAIDDQRDLARLAQQLSEKGIPVLMSNHDTEFIRREYATAKLITFDVQRFISCDGQNRGKASEVLALFGGR
- a CDS encoding pilin, whose translation is MEYRRAKESEWKVFDQYALNLPSRKVEVPAEETGLEPGGVYLFRAWQKGVDQKPRESSAGPLTVPGAEIDPADQAALESAPFDSSQPVSDNQTVEENARSIFDGQNWPKIMFWYNLLASLSGVFILWSIIKCGYKYILHPFNPGVRASLMETVQRCIVAVAIIALAPAFVKVLVAVNDAFVSLLAQAGNQLINNPGSLQTGVIDGPGVFEKILAVPFQIVLNLLDLIFGLYDLDDLIFNGHLTAFGDGFFSGRGIDVGNVFGNVLVQLAFVGFTVYFNVLYTLRHWVIVATLAATPLLVWIWVLSEEKQVIEIWAGELVSTTFMQLFHALNFAVLFSIASAVPLSNLTDTSLLARGLKDLGLWVARFGGAAAVLAIVFMGLKLILARDEKARAEAQEGIGKALLGVIILGLSLAVAGFLAHLLSGDWGAREGFLPAAKGQGMRTWDVLFMLMVIIPVSKMMHNVFMKLIQRIGTVDEEKWAAAGATGLAGLAGLVVMGKTAAGAVFGRTASKLPFRAQGPNTLVSGDAPTRIGGGLGPIPGSMDFGRTKHNLADTVERKMDIDDPGQPVNLQSAQFAGTRPEGSGFSGGGFDEVIERGIEGSNAWAKFGAGFGAASSFAVPQLIPMMGGIGAAFGKVVGSPFATARAIGSGIMSRTTFGMTWQRVKGTKDDHGFFRTLEVSGGLRGLASDMKTAAREMTGAKSTAGAVVRMGAAVTLSPMGSRVASWGARQAGTIYDAASGFSSKWRG
- a CDS encoding PrgI family protein; the protein is MREYPVPLSIRGEETLAFNLTLRKFLILLGGVVFGCLAAGITSLLLDIGPFSLLLVLPTLGLAALLAFTRTRKVDADIPLDRYLIARILYDRRPRHYLMFRK
- a CDS encoding pilin, which produces MKNLITRVKLALTGALFFVFDAAKALAENETGNTAGNTGMIKVGAGLEQSVTADVLANKIIAIAGAIGGLAGAICIAMLVYAGIRLTTATNEKTRAEAKDHIKHALIGVAIVALALLVVAFIVTILKE